Genomic segment of uncultured Tolumonas sp.:
TTAAGTTATGTGCTGAGTTTTATCTATCTGGGGATCTACTGGAACAACCATCATCATATGTTGCACACCTGTAAGCAGGTCACCGGGGCCATGTTGTGGGCTAATCTGCATCTGCTGTTTTGGTTGTCCCTGATCCCGTTTACAACCGGTTGGATGGGCGAGAACCATTTTGCCCGGGTTCCTGCGGCGCTGTATGGCTTGGTGCTGCTGATGGCATCGCTTGCATACTGGATCTTGCAACAGCAAATTATCGCCTCGCAAGGTGAACACTCCATTTTGCAACAGGCGATAGGTAAAGATTGGAAGGGACGATTATCACCCGTGTTATATGCCACGGGTATGCTGTCAGCCTACTTATCACAGTGGTTGGCGGTGGCGGTTTATATTGGCGTTGCGCTGGTGTGGCTGGTACCGGATCGGCGGATTGAACGGGTGACCCGTTCAGAATAACCGACTGTTTTAGTCGGAAATATTTTTTACTCATCTGGCAATAGTGGCCTATGGTTATAGATAGACACCGATTTGTGCATTAGTTGAGGGAGTTGAACATGAACCAGTCGTTAGATGCGCATGCCTTGGAACAGGCCTTTTTTACCGCTCGTACTTTCAATAAATTCACGTCACAGGAAGTGCCAGATGCGTTGATCGCACAACTTTATGAGTTGATGAAATGGGGGCCAACCTCGATGAACTGCCAGCCGGGTCATTATGTGTTTATTAAGAGTCAGGAAGCGAAACAACGACTTAAGAGTGCACTGATGCCGGGTAATCAGGATAAAACCATGGTGGCGCCTGCGACGGTGATTGTGGCATTCGACACGCAATTTTATACACACCTGCCGCTGCAATTTCCGGCTAATCCGAATGCACAAGCGATGTTCGAAGCCAACCCGGAAATGAGTAAGACTACTGCGCTGAGAAACGGCACCTTACAGGGTGGTTATCTTATTTTGGCGGCGCGAATGCTGGGTTTGGATTGTGGCCCGATGAGTGGATTTAATAATCAGGCAGTGGATGCTGAGTTTTTTCCCGATGGTCGCTACAAATCGAATTTTCTGATCAATATCGGCTATGGTGATGCCTCAGGCAATTATCCGCGCGGGCCAAGACTCGCATTTGCCGATGCGGTGGAGATTATTTAATTTATACCTGTAGCTGCGGAGAATCATCATGGCTACTAATACGATCCTGCTTCATCGTGTCTTTCGCTCAACCCCAGAAAAACTCTATCGCGCTTTTTTGGATGCGGATGCGTTGGTCAAATGGCTGCCACCGAATGGTTTTACCGCCAAAGTGCAGCATCTGGATGCTCAGGTTGGCGGCAGTTATCACATGTCGTTTACGAACTTTACTACCGGCGAGAATCACGCCTTTGGCGGCGAATATATCGCGCTGATCCCGCATGAATGTATTCAATACACCGACAAATTTGACGATCCGAATTTACCCGGTGACATGCGAACGACCATTACCTTTAAACCGGTATTTTGCGGCACTGAGGTGTATATCGAACAGATCGGGGTGCCGGAGGTGATCCCGGTCGAAGCGTGTTACCTTGGCTGGCAGGAATCACTCATTTTGCTGGCCAAGCTGGTCGAAGCCGAGGTAACTAACGAACCTTAAGCCGCGCACAGAAGGGTTATTGGTACATAACCGATGTCAGCTCATTGATGATGGACGGCATGCTTGCTCGCATCAGTTCAACAAAACGACGCAATTTGGCCGGATAAAAACGGGCGTACGGATAGACGATATACACGGGCAATGGGGCTGCTTGCCACTCTGGCAGCAGATGGATCAAACGCCCGCGAGCTATCTCTTCTGATAATAACCAGGCTGAGCCAACACATAAGCCTAACCCTGTCACAGCGGCACTGCGTAAGGCATACAGGCTGTCAGTGCTCATGCGTGGCTGGATCGGAATGCGTTGAGTCTCCCCGGTTTTTGTGTGGGTCAGCGTAATGTCATTTCGGTAGTAAGTTTGCAAGGCTAACCACGGCAGGTTGCTTAACTCGCTGGCATGTGTCGGTAGCTCGGCTCCGGCGAGTAAGGCCGGAGATGCGGCCACGATGCGCGGTACTTCAGCGAGTTTGATCGCCACCATCGCCGGATCACGTACTTCGCCCACCTGAATAGCACAGTCGATCCCGGCCGCAATAAAGTCGGCGATCGCCCGATCATCATGTAACAGCCACTCGACGCTAATTTTTTTATGCTGCCGCAGAAAATCGGCCAGTGGTGTAACTAACACATCCTGCCCAAACGCATGCGGGGCGAGCACTCGCAGCAGACCTTCCGGTTCCTCATTATCACCCCGTAATTCAGATTCGAAAGATGCCCAGGTTGCCAGCAACTCTTTTGCCCGTGCAAAACAGCGCTCGCCGTCTTCCGTCAGCCGCATCATATGAGTGGAGCGTTGCAACAAGCGCACCCCCAGTGATTGCTCAAAGGTTTTTAGGCGGCGGCTGATGGTGGGTTGGGTGGTGTGCATCTGGGTTGCAGCGGCAGACAGGCTGCCTGCTTCGACAATGCGCACAAACGTGTTCAGTAGCTCAAGGCGGTCGGTTAAACCATGGGTGACGGTGTTGGCTGGATGTGAAGTTGTAGTACTCTCTGCCGGTTTGTTCATCGGGCCCCCGAATGGAATGGTTATACGTTAAATGTATAACAAATGTGCAAAGCGTGGTACTACACCCAGCGCTATTCCTTGCGCAAACTGATATGCAAGGTTTAACTCACCAGGTGAATATCATGACTTCCATACAGAATATGAATGTGAACGATAAAACAACGCAACAACCAGCGGCATTAGCCAATGCTGGGACTGCTGTGCCACGTCATCTCAAAACATCGTTGATTTTTTTATTGGCAACCGGCGCCGGGTTGGCGGTGGCCTCATTGTATTACAGTCAACCCATGCTCGGTGTGTTGGGGGCGAGTATCGGTGCTTCCGATCAGGCCGTTGGTTTTGTACCCACGCTGACCCAATTAGGTTATGCCTTGGGTATTTTATTGTTGGCACCACTGGGCGATCGTTTTGATCGGCGACGGATTATTCTGATTAAAGGTGTTGTGTTGCTGGTGGCATTATTGCTGGCGGCCAGCGCGCCGGGTATCGGTCTGTTATTGGTCGCGAGTCTGATTATTGGGCTGTCAGCCACCATGGCGCAGGATATTGTACCTGCCGCAGCAACACTGGCGCCGGAAGCTCATCGCGGTAAAGTCGTCGGCACGGTGATGACCGGTTTATTGCTGGGTATTTTGTTGTCTCGTGTGGTCAGTGGTTTTGTCGCCGATCATTTTGGCTGGCGGATCATGTTTGTGGCGGCGGCCATCAGCATTGCGCTGAGCTTGGTGGCGATCTGGCGTGGGTTACCCAATTTCAAACCGACGACACAATTATCATATTCTGCCTTATTAGGTTCGCTGGCGGGTCTTTGGTTGCAACATAGTGCACTGCGACGTGCCGCTATGGCACAGGGTCTGATCTCAATCGGTTTCAGTGCGTTCTGGTCGACGCTGGCCGTGATGCTGCATGCAGCACCTTTTCATCTGGGAAGTGCAGCGGCAGGGGCGTTTGGTTTAGCTGGTGCTGCAGGCGCCTTGGCGGCACCGGTTGCTGGGCGCATTGCCGATCTTCGTGGCCCCGAGCTGGTCACCCGGGTTGGCATTGCGCTGGTGGCGTTATCTTTTGCGGCGATGATTTTCTTACCACTGTTGACAATGCAGGCCCAACTTTGGCTGCTGGTGGTTAGCGCAATTGGTTTTGATCTGGGTGTGCAAGCTACATTGATTGCCCATCAGACTATTGTGTACAGCATTGACCCCGGTGCGCGCAGCCGTCTGAATGCCGTATTGTTTGTCGGTATGTTTATTGGCATGGCGATCGGGGCTGCAGCGGGCAGTTTATTGCTGGCCCAATGGGGTTGGCGTGCGGTGACCGTGTTAGCAATCACCACAACACTGATGGCGTTAGCTGTACGCTGCTGGCCGGAAGCTGTAACCGAAGAGCCTACCGACGATAAGTTACAGCAGATCGGCTGATTCTTCGGCTGGTGTGCCATAAATATGATAGCGATTTTTACCGGCCTGTTTGGCTTGATACATCGCCTGATCGGCCTGTGACAACAGATGTTCCGCCTGAATGTTTTCCGATTGCGGATAAAAGGCGAGGCCTATGCTGGCGCTGATTTTGAGCTGTAAATCATCGATCAGAATAGTTTTGGAAATGACATGTAATAGTCGTTTGACGAGATGCAGCGAGTGGTTGAGATCCTTACTGACAGTGAGTAAAGCGACAAATTCATCACCACCGATACGGGCGACGGTATCGGTTTCCCGTAAGGTCTTTTTCATCTGTCCGGCGACGGCCATCAACAACTGATCGCCCACCGCATGCCCGTAAGTGTCATTGATCTGTTTAAAACCATCGAGGTCGATATACGCGATAGCCAGCAGATTATCGGTTTGCTGGCATTGTTGTAGGGCCAGCACTAACTTATCGGTCAGTAATTTCCGGTTGGGTAACCCGGTGAGCAAATCATAATAGGCTTGTTGTTCCAGCTGTTTTTCATGCTGTTTTTGATGGGAAATATCTGATGCCAAACAAACATAGTGATGAGTTTCATTATTTTCATTTTTGACCGCGCTGATGGTTTGCAGTTCCGCAAAGATTTCGCCATTTTTGCGCCGGTTCCAAATCTCACCGCTCCAATGTCCTTCTTGTCGCAGTTGTTGCCAGAAGGTTTTATAAAATTGCCGATCCTGATAACCCGATTGCAGAATGCGCGGGTTTTTACCTAACACCTCGGCTTCGCTATAACCGGTAATATCGGTAAAAGCTTTGTTGACCTGCACAATACTGCCATCTGGTTCGGTGATCAAAATGGCTTCTTTGGCTTCGGTAAATACACTGGCGGCGAGCGATAATTTCTCTTCGTTGCGCTTTTGTTCCGTGATGTCACTAAAGCTGCTGATCACCGCATAGGGTTGGGGTTCATCCAGTCGGAACAGCGGCTGACTGTTAACGCTGAGCCAAACGATCCGGTGCGTAAATTGAATGCCCATGATGAAATTTCGGATCGCGCTGCCAGAGCGGATACATTGCTCGCTGGGGTGTTCACTCAGGGGTAATGGTTTTCCGTTTTCATCGCAACGTTGCCAGGTCAGTGATGACAGTTGTTTGCCTAATAGTTGCGACTTATCGACGCCAAAAATGGCACACGCTTCTTCATTAACGGCAATGATTTGATGCTGGGTATCTTGCAAAATACAGCCGACTGGCAGGCTGTCATGTAAGGCGCGGTAGCGGGCTTCACTTTCGCGTAATTGCTTTTCGGCCAGCAGACGTTCGGTAATGTCATAAATTGTGGAATAGAGAAACTGTTGACCATCAATCACGATCGGGCCGGAATGTACTTCGACCTGACGAATTTCCCCTGAGGCCAAGCGATGAGGAAACAAAAAGAAGCTGCGGCGTTCCGCCAGCGCCTGAGCCATTCTCTGTTTGATCTGCTCTTGGGTCAGGCAATTAATATCGCTGATGGTGAGTGTTAATAACTGTTGCCGGCTGTAGCCGTAGAATTTTTCTGCTGCCAGATTGGCGTTTGCAATCTGTCCATTGCTGGGGTCAATCAGCAAAATAGGGGTTTTTGCTTGTTCAAAAAACAACCGATAACTGTTTTGGGCTTGCTGTTGTAAATACTCCGAAAGTTCAGTTAACAGCGGGAGTAAGCCGCTGGCCAGTTCAGGTTGGCTGGATAACGTCTGCGTGAGTGCTGTGATCCGGTCACGGAGTTGGACGGGGTCATGAAAAATGGAATGACGCATGACCATCCTCCGGAGCATTGGTAGTCGGCGTGTATCATTTACCATAGCACTTTGCCGTCTGGCTGCCAGAAAGAATGCGTCTTTATTGAGTCTATTTTGACGTATGCCGCACCTTTCTTTTGCGATAAGCGCAGGTGTTTGAAGGGAGGGTGTGCTACCGCCGCATATTTCGGGATCAGACAATCTGCGGCGGCATGATGTTGGGTTTATCCGAACGGTTTATTGCGGTTCGCAGCCCAGCTCTTTGGATATCGCGGTAGCTGCTGCCCGTAGTGGGGTCAGCAAGGCGTCTAGCCCCATTTGCTGTAATTTTACCGTGGATAATGAAATAGAAACGGCATATGGCACGCGGTGGTAAATATCAAACACAGGCACCGCAATGCAGGAAACACCCAGTTCATTCTCTTCGCGATCCATCGCATAACCGTCATTTCGGATCTCTTCCAGCTCACGATAGAGCGGTTCTAATTCCGTGATCGTATTACGGGTGAGCGGAACGATTTGTTCTTTGTGCGATTGCCAATATTGTTTCGGATAATCCGTTTGCCCGTAGGCCATAAAAATTTTACCCATGGCGGTGCAATAGAGTGGGTGATGCTGGCCGATATACGCCCGTGTGCGCATCATACCGGTGGTGGGTTCGAGTTTATAAATCAAGATCACATGGTCATCTTCCCGACTGGAGAAGTTAACCGTTTCGCAAGTGGTCAGATTGAGTGTTTCCAAATGCCCCGCAGCGACATGAATGATATTCAATGACGACAGGGCTTTTTGCCCGACCGAAATGAATTTGGTGGTCAGCCGGTAACTGCCAGAGGCAGGGGCGGGCGTGACATACCCGGCCGCATGTAAACCCTGCAATAAGCGGTGAACGGTACTCTTATTCATGTCGGCTTGTTCGGCCAGATGAGCCAAAGGACAGCCGTTTGGGTAGTTACTTAAGATCTCAATCAGCTGTAACGCTTTGAATAGACTTTGGCTACCTTGGGGAATTTCCTTGGCGTTTGAATCTTTTGTCATCCGACCCACCTCTTCATTTCTCATTCCTCAGATACTAGCGCAAACACAGGGTCAGGTGTAGCTATCCTTGCCCTGGTGAAAATGTGCTCTGCTTCACGAAACCAACAACAAAAAATAAACCATTGAATTTAAAGGAAATATAGGAGGTCATTAATTTTGACAGCTTTCTACAACAGGCGTAAATTTGAAATCAGATTCCACATAGTGAAATTTAAACCTTAATTACTGTTCTTTGATTATTCATGTCGCCCCCTAAAGGAACCTGGTCATGATGGACACATTTACAGAAGAGCAACCAGCATTAGCGATGAAAAATATCGTCAAGATATTTGGTAGCACCGCCGCCGTGAACAACGTCAGCCTCGAGATAAAACCGGGCGAAGTCGTGGCGTTGTTGGGTGAAAACGGTGCCGGTAAATCAACGTTAATTAAAGTGTTGGCTGGGGTGCATGCCCGCGATGGCGGCGACATCCTGTTCCAAGGTAAAAGCATCGCCTCTGCCGCCAGCATTCGCAAAGGCAATGAACAGCCGATTGCGTTTATCCATCAGGATTTAGGTTTGGTTGACTGGATGACTGTGGCAGAGAACATCGCCATGGTGATGGGTTTTCCACGCCGTTTCGGCATGATTGATTGGGAAGCCACCCGTCAGCAAGCCGCCAACGCATTAGCCGATGTCAGTATCGCGCTCGACCCCGATTCACGCGTGTTTGAACTCTCCCGTACGGAAAAATCACTGTTAGCCATTGCGCGCGCGGTTGCGGTCGATGCCTCGGTGTTGGTGTTAGACGAACCGACCGCCTCACTGCCTGCCGATGACGTGCGCCATCTGTTTCGCATCATGAATCTGCTGCGTAATCGTGGTGTCGGCATGATCTACGTAACACACCGTTTAGATGAAGTGATGGAAATCGCGGACAGCGTCTGCGTGATGCGCGATGGCTGTTATGCCGGTGGTGGCTCGATCAAAAACTACACCCTGCGCGGTTTAGTGGAGCTGATTGTGGGTGAAGCGATCCGTGAAGATCAGCGCCGCCCATTACCCGTCGCCGCTGTGCAGCCGGTGTTGAGCTTAAAAGGCGTGACTGTTGGCGACACCGGCCCGGTCAGCTTCAATGTGCAGCCGGGCGAAATGCTGGCGCTGGCTGGGTTACGTGGTGCCGGCCAGGAAGAGATCGGTCGTTTGCTGTTTGCCCAGCGCCAATCTGAACGTGGACAAATTACTCTGTGTGGCAAACCGTTTACCGCGACTACGCCGAGCGAAGCGATGAGTGCTGGTGTCTCATTTGTGGCGGGCGATCGCATTGGCGAAAGTCTGGTCATGTCGATGACGGTGCGTGAAAACCTGTTCCTGAACCCTTGCGCCTGTGGCTGCAAGCCGGTGTCGATTTATGACGAGCACTCAGAGTCCCCACTGTGCTGGGAAAAAGTGAAGCAATTTGATGTGCGCCCCATGGATATCAACATTGATGTCAGCGCCTTATCAGGCGGCAACCAGCAAAAAGTGGTCATGGCGCGCTGGTTACAACTGCAAGCACCACTGTTGATTCTGGAAGACCCAACCGCCGGTGTTGACGTCGGCGCACGGGCAGAAATTTACGATCTGCTGAACGTGGCACTGTCACAAGGTGTT
This window contains:
- a CDS encoding IclR family transcriptional regulator — encoded protein: MTKDSNAKEIPQGSQSLFKALQLIEILSNYPNGCPLAHLAEQADMNKSTVHRLLQGLHAAGYVTPAPASGSYRLTTKFISVGQKALSSLNIIHVAAGHLETLNLTTCETVNFSSREDDHVILIYKLEPTTGMMRTRAYIGQHHPLYCTAMGKIFMAYGQTDYPKQYWQSHKEQIVPLTRNTITELEPLYRELEEIRNDGYAMDREENELGVSCIAVPVFDIYHRVPYAVSISLSTVKLQQMGLDALLTPLRAAATAISKELGCEPQ
- a CDS encoding MFS transporter; the protein is MTSIQNMNVNDKTTQQPAALANAGTAVPRHLKTSLIFLLATGAGLAVASLYYSQPMLGVLGASIGASDQAVGFVPTLTQLGYALGILLLAPLGDRFDRRRIILIKGVVLLVALLLAASAPGIGLLLVASLIIGLSATMAQDIVPAAATLAPEAHRGKVVGTVMTGLLLGILLSRVVSGFVADHFGWRIMFVAAAISIALSLVAIWRGLPNFKPTTQLSYSALLGSLAGLWLQHSALRRAAMAQGLISIGFSAFWSTLAVMLHAAPFHLGSAAAGAFGLAGAAGALAAPVAGRIADLRGPELVTRVGIALVALSFAAMIFLPLLTMQAQLWLLVVSAIGFDLGVQATLIAHQTIVYSIDPGARSRLNAVLFVGMFIGMAIGAAAGSLLLAQWGWRAVTVLAITTTLMALAVRCWPEAVTEEPTDDKLQQIG
- a CDS encoding LysR family transcriptional regulator — protein: MNKPAESTTTSHPANTVTHGLTDRLELLNTFVRIVEAGSLSAAATQMHTTQPTISRRLKTFEQSLGVRLLQRSTHMMRLTEDGERCFARAKELLATWASFESELRGDNEEPEGLLRVLAPHAFGQDVLVTPLADFLRQHKKISVEWLLHDDRAIADFIAAGIDCAIQVGEVRDPAMVAIKLAEVPRIVAASPALLAGAELPTHASELSNLPWLALQTYYRNDITLTHTKTGETQRIPIQPRMSTDSLYALRSAAVTGLGLCVGSAWLLSEEIARGRLIHLLPEWQAAPLPVYIVYPYARFYPAKLRRFVELMRASMPSIINELTSVMYQ
- a CDS encoding malonic semialdehyde reductase, translated to MNQSLDAHALEQAFFTARTFNKFTSQEVPDALIAQLYELMKWGPTSMNCQPGHYVFIKSQEAKQRLKSALMPGNQDKTMVAPATVIVAFDTQFYTHLPLQFPANPNAQAMFEANPEMSKTTALRNGTLQGGYLILAARMLGLDCGPMSGFNNQAVDAEFFPDGRYKSNFLINIGYGDASGNYPRGPRLAFADAVEII
- a CDS encoding sugar ABC transporter ATP-binding protein — encoded protein: MMDTFTEEQPALAMKNIVKIFGSTAAVNNVSLEIKPGEVVALLGENGAGKSTLIKVLAGVHARDGGDILFQGKSIASAASIRKGNEQPIAFIHQDLGLVDWMTVAENIAMVMGFPRRFGMIDWEATRQQAANALADVSIALDPDSRVFELSRTEKSLLAIARAVAVDASVLVLDEPTASLPADDVRHLFRIMNLLRNRGVGMIYVTHRLDEVMEIADSVCVMRDGCYAGGGSIKNYTLRGLVELIVGEAIREDQRRPLPVAAVQPVLSLKGVTVGDTGPVSFNVQPGEMLALAGLRGAGQEEIGRLLFAQRQSERGQITLCGKPFTATTPSEAMSAGVSFVAGDRIGESLVMSMTVRENLFLNPCACGCKPVSIYDEHSESPLCWEKVKQFDVRPMDINIDVSALSGGNQQKVVMARWLQLQAPLLILEDPTAGVDVGARAEIYDLLNVALSQGVAVLLITNDLEEVAHICNRALVFNRGQIVGELRNQDVSFANLLELASGRAAAA
- a CDS encoding SRPBCC family protein, whose amino-acid sequence is MATNTILLHRVFRSTPEKLYRAFLDADALVKWLPPNGFTAKVQHLDAQVGGSYHMSFTNFTTGENHAFGGEYIALIPHECIQYTDKFDDPNLPGDMRTTITFKPVFCGTEVYIEQIGVPEVIPVEACYLGWQESLILLAKLVEAEVTNEP
- a CDS encoding TMEM175 family protein; translated protein: MGKNRLEAFFDGVVAIIITIMVLEMKVPHGDNLDALVPLLPVVLSYVLSFIYLGIYWNNHHHMLHTCKQVTGAMLWANLHLLFWLSLIPFTTGWMGENHFARVPAALYGLVLLMASLAYWILQQQIIASQGEHSILQQAIGKDWKGRLSPVLYATGMLSAYLSQWLAVAVYIGVALVWLVPDRRIERVTRSE
- a CDS encoding PAS domain S-box protein, producing MRHSIFHDPVQLRDRITALTQTLSSQPELASGLLPLLTELSEYLQQQAQNSYRLFFEQAKTPILLIDPSNGQIANANLAAEKFYGYSRQQLLTLTISDINCLTQEQIKQRMAQALAERRSFFLFPHRLASGEIRQVEVHSGPIVIDGQQFLYSTIYDITERLLAEKQLRESEARYRALHDSLPVGCILQDTQHQIIAVNEEACAIFGVDKSQLLGKQLSSLTWQRCDENGKPLPLSEHPSEQCIRSGSAIRNFIMGIQFTHRIVWLSVNSQPLFRLDEPQPYAVISSFSDITEQKRNEEKLSLAASVFTEAKEAILITEPDGSIVQVNKAFTDITGYSEAEVLGKNPRILQSGYQDRQFYKTFWQQLRQEGHWSGEIWNRRKNGEIFAELQTISAVKNENNETHHYVCLASDISHQKQHEKQLEQQAYYDLLTGLPNRKLLTDKLVLALQQCQQTDNLLAIAYIDLDGFKQINDTYGHAVGDQLLMAVAGQMKKTLRETDTVARIGGDEFVALLTVSKDLNHSLHLVKRLLHVISKTILIDDLQLKISASIGLAFYPQSENIQAEHLLSQADQAMYQAKQAGKNRYHIYGTPAEESADLL